The proteins below are encoded in one region of Ciconia boyciana chromosome 31, ASM3463844v1, whole genome shotgun sequence:
- the LOC140645135 gene encoding uncharacterized protein — MDGTWEDTGSTKTAPGCWDGMDTGSADLGPRCQAGADAGSTQSMPACQDGENTGSTDSRPPCQHLADATSAKVKPGSQDRAGTGSAKTMLQCWDRADAGSADSGPRCQGEESADSAKSACQDRADTGSADFGTHHQNQADTSSSKPMPGCRDEAATSSADSGTRCQDTADASSAESAPQHQHEEDAAKPSWHDGEATGEAMAAAARPFRCGACGKRFGASATLMRHQALHGAERPFTCAECGRGFCDRAALATHRRGHTGERPFICAECGKAFAGSAGLLVHQRAHTGERPFACAECGQRFRQSAHLAQHRQGTHGTGRPHPCPQCGKAFALRSTLARHAQTHTGERPHACGDCGRRFRQRAHLARHRLAHTGERPFPCGECGKAFALSATLLRHQLVHTGERPHRCPDCPRAYTQSAYLAQHRRSAHAGQRPHACPECPRAFSDRANLLRHRRGHAGVRPHACGQCGRRFAQRAHLRAHAGTHGGQRPFACGQCGQRFGRRAALAAHGRVHGGQRPFACGQCGQRFAQRASLVEHGRRHTGERPHRCPQCHRSFRHRSALLRHRRAHAGERPFPCAHCGRRYSRSSNLLLHQRVHAPD, encoded by the coding sequence ACGGCACCTGGGAGGACACTGGCAGCACCAAAACGGCACCAGGGTGCTGGGACGGGATGGACACCGGCAGCGCCGATTTGGGGCCACGATGCCAGGCTGGGGCAGATGCCGGCAGCACCCAATCGATGCCAGCGTGCCAGGATGGTGAGAACACCGGCAGCACCGATTCGAGGCCACCGTGCCAACACCTGGCAGACGCCACCAGTGCCAAAGTGAAACCAGGCAGCCAGGACAGGGCAGGCACCGGCAGTGCCAAAACAATGCTGCAGTGTTGGGACAGGGCTGATGCCGGCAGTGCCGATTCTGGGCCCCGATGCCAGGGTGAAGAGAGTGCTGACAGTGCCAAATCTGCATGCCAGGACAGGGCAGACACCGGCAGTGCCGATTTTGGGACACACCACCAGAACCAGGCAGACACCAGCAGCTCCAAACCAATGCCGGGGTGCCGGGACGAGGCAGCCACCAGTAGCGCCGATTCGGGGACACGATGCCAGGACACGGCAGATGCCAGCAGCGCCGAATCGGCCCCACAGCACCAGCACGAGGAGGATGCTGCCAAGCCGAGCTGGCATGACGGTGAGGCCACCGGCGAGGCCATGGCAGCGGCTGCCCGACCCTTTCGGTGCGGGGCGTGCGGGAAGCGGTTTGGGGCGAGCGCCACGCTGATGCGGCACCAGGCACTGCACGGGGCCGAGCGCCCCTTCACCTGCGCCGAGTGCGGCCGTGGCTTCTGCGACCGGGCGGCGCTGGCCACGCACCGGCGAGGGCACACGGGCGAGCGTCCCTTCATCTGCGCCGAGTGCGGCAAAGCCTTtgccggcagcgcggggctgcTGGTGCACCAACGGGCACACACGGGCGAGCGTCCCTTTGCCTGCGCTGAGTGCGGGCAGCGCTTCCGGCAGAGCGCCCACCTTGCCCAACACCGCCAGGGCACCCACGGCACAGGGCGCCCGCACCCCTGCCCGCAGTGTGGCAAAGCCTTCGCCCTCCGCTCCACGCTGGCCCGGCACGCTCAGACCCACACCGGTGAGCGGCCCCACGCCTGCGGTGACTGCGGGCGCCGTTTCCGCCAGCGGGCTCACCTGGCCCGGCACCGTCTGGCACACACGGGTGAGCGGCCTTTCCCTTGCGGTGAGTGCGGCAAAGCCTTCGCCCTCAGCGCTACGCTGCTGCGGCACCAGCTGGTGCACACCGGCGAGCGCCCGCACCGCTGCCCCGACTGTCCCCGTGCCTACACCCAAAGTGCCTACCTGGCCCAGCACCGCCGCAGCGCCCACGCCGGCCAACGGCCCCACGCCTGCCCCGAATGCCCACGGGCTTTCTCCGACCGCGCCAACCTCCTGCGGCATCGCCGGGGCCATGCCGGTGTCCGGCCCCATGCCTGCGGGCAGTGCGGGCGACGCTTTGCCCAGCGGGCGCATCTCCGGGCACATGCTGGCACCCACGGCGGGCAGCGGCCCTTTGCCTGCGGGCAGTGCGGGCAGCGATTTGGGCGACGGGCAGCGCTGGCGGCTCACGGGCGGGTGCACGGCGGGCAGCGGCCCTTTGCCTGCGGGCAGTGCGGGCAGCGCTTCGCCCAGCGAGCCAGCCTGGTAGAGCACGGCCGGCGGCACACAGGCGAGCGTCCCCACcgctgtccccagtgtcaccgcAGTTTCCGGCATCGCTCGGCACTGCTGCGGCACCGACGAGCGCATGCCGGCGAGCGCCCCTTCCCCTGCGCCCACTGCGGCCGCCGCTACAGCCGCAGCTCCAacctcctcctgcaccagcGAGTCCACGCACCCGActag